The uncultured Desulfobacter sp. genomic sequence CAAAGTGTAGAGAGCTACCCTTATTACCCTCCTGTGTTCGCATTAAAAATTCTGGAAAAAAAGGTAAAAAACAATCACGACTGTTATGTACCGGACGCTTATCACCATTTGGTGTCGCTTTTATATCATATCACCTATCATAAGGGCCTGACTAAAGGGTTTAACCACGCTGATGGAAAAATGACACCGAAGAGCAAGTATTATGATACAATTATGTCTTTGATTGAATCTAATGGTTTTGAAAACCGGTTTGAACTCTCTTTAAGTGGATTCCATCAGTTTTTAAAAAGCGAAAATGTGAACATGCCCTATGATATGCTTGTAAAATGGCCGAAAAGAAATGAAACAATAGATGCGATTACGCAGATGGAAGAGCAATCACTAAGGGAAGAACTTGGCACTAACAACAAAAATATAGTCGTCTTTATTATTAGAAATGATGCGGCCCAGGCGGATATCATTGAATATATAAAAGGGACGATCCGTGAGTATTATTCAGTTCTGTTTTCTAAAGAATTAACCCAAGAGCAGGTAGAGCGTGCCATTCAATTCACACGTGGCGGGAATTGGGTGGAATTGGATAAAAAACAATTTCACCTGGTCGCGCCTCATTCGATTGTTGTATGCCGGTCCCATTCTTTTGGGACTGCCGAAAACGACATTGAATATTTGTCAAAAGAATGCGCCAAGATAAAAAAAGAAATCCGTGGATATGTAAAAGAAAGCTTTGCGTCTAAACACAAGCGTTACCTGATACACAGCACGGATTCCCCTTATGAGGCCTTGGATTATATGCAAAAAATTTTGCCTCAAGATTACATGAAAATCTTTACTTCAAAAAAATTATCTTCCTCATATATTTAATTTATGAAAAAATTATCTTCTTGGTTACGGCCTTCGACAGCTATGCAAAAAACCGGTTATAGTGCAAATGGCAGATTGGAAAGCATCGCTGTCTTTTTAATGCTGCTGGTTGTTTTTTTAAATCCCTTCCCACACACAACATTTTTAGATCAGTTGTTTTTTTATGCTGCCATTTTGCCCATGATCGCTATGGCTCAAAATAAAATTAACGGGTTTTATTATAAGACACCCCTGCTCTACCCTTTGGTCTTGTTTCTTTTCTGGGCCGCACTAAGTGTCGTGTTTGCGATGGATAAGCCGGATAGTGCCCACGACCTGTATTCCCATTTGATCCGTTATTTGATCTTTTACCTGGTCGTAATAAATTTGTTCACCACAAAAAAACGGCTGTTATTACTTGCCGCTTGTGTTGTGCTCTCGGAATTCATTTTTGCCGCCGGCGGTTTAATTTTATATTACGGTATACTAAAGCATGACATCGTTTCTCGCTTTTTTGTAAAGGGTTTTAAAGCAATTGCCACGGATACGATTCCTTTTGGATTTATGTTTGGCCTTTTTTTAGCCGTGTGGCTGTTTAAAGTGTGTCAAAATAGATGCCAGCGTTCTTTTCTGGCAGTGGCAATAATGGTTCTAACCATATCGACTATCGCAACCCAATCAAGGGGGGCGGTTTTGGCTCTGTGCATCGCATTTCCGGTACAACTACAGTATCACAAAAAAATTTTAAGCCTTCTGCTGCTTGCCATAATTTTAGCTATATCCCTAAGCCCTATGCAAAAGAGAATTACGTTTCAACATTTTAAAAACAATGCCAGGAGAGGTTTAATTCTCTATTCAATAGAGATAATAAAAGATTCTCCTGTTTTAGGAACCGGATTTTCAATTGATACGTTCCGGAACCCTAAATTCATCGATAAAAAGACGTATCTCTCCAGAATACCTAAAAAATACGGAAAGATTCCGTTTCACCGGCCACATAACATGTTTTTGAGCATGGCCACCAGGACAGGTATTTTGGGGATGGTACTGTACGCTGGAATATTTGCCGTCTGCATATTCGTTTGCTGCCGGCTGATTTTATATGGGAAAGATCTCTTCATACAAAGTCTGTCAAGATGTTGCCTTGCACTTTTAACCATGTTTCTGACAAATGGTATGTTGCAGGTCATGACCACACATTTTATTGATATGATCCAGTTTATCATTTTTGCATTGGTGACTATTGTATGGAAAATGAACAAAGAAAACCTGACGCCCGCGACATGAGAGAGGACTCGGACGGGAAAAGCATGGATAACTTTTTTTTCAAAAAGATAACTATTGAGGGTGACGCCCATTTATTTGTCTGTAAAGGGTATTCTCGAGTAGTAGGGACCGGAAAACTTAAAAATGCATTCTTATTTAAGAAGCAATTACATGCCAATATTTATAAAGTGGACAATCACATCTTAAAGGTTTGTTACAGCCAATCAATCCCGAAAGATATTTTTAGAAAATATGCCTTAAGATCCCAGGCAGAAAGAGAATCAAAAAGTGCCGCCATTTTATCTGA encodes the following:
- a CDS encoding O-antigen ligase family protein; translation: MESIAVFLMLLVVFLNPFPHTTFLDQLFFYAAILPMIAMAQNKINGFYYKTPLLYPLVLFLFWAALSVVFAMDKPDSAHDLYSHLIRYLIFYLVVINLFTTKKRLLLLAACVVLSEFIFAAGGLILYYGILKHDIVSRFFVKGFKAIATDTIPFGFMFGLFLAVWLFKVCQNRCQRSFLAVAIMVLTISTIATQSRGAVLALCIAFPVQLQYHKKILSLLLLAIILAISLSPMQKRITFQHFKNNARRGLILYSIEIIKDSPVLGTGFSIDTFRNPKFIDKKTYLSRIPKKYGKIPFHRPHNMFLSMATRTGILGMVLYAGIFAVCIFVCCRLILYGKDLFIQSLSRCCLALLTMFLTNGMLQVMTTHFIDMIQFIIFALVTIVWKMNKENLTPAT